TTATCTTTACAAGTACAATTGGCTTTTCAGCAACCTGTAAGCCATTGAAAAAGTAACTCCATATCCAACAAAGAAAGCCAATGCCCGATTTGGCTGGGGAAGGGGTGTCAAATACGCAATCGTGTGGTAGATCCGTGCTCCAACAAAGAGTCTGAAGTGCAGGATGGCCGTAGAGAGATCTGGACCACTCAAGGAATACAGAAGGCCAATACCAAGAAATGGCACAATATTTTCAAGGTCATTCAGGTGAGCTCTGTAGGAAAAAATGATTAGCAAAACACTGATTTCAAAATCCATAGaaatccattcatttttccctttcttctaaaactaaatataatgtTAGTGGATcctaaaaatgcagatttattatttttttaaagattttatttatttatttgacagagagacacagcgagagagggaacacaagcagggggagtgggagagggagaagcaggcttcccgccgtgcagggagcctgatgcagggctcgatcccaggaccctgggatcatgacctgagccgaaggcagacgcttaacgactgagccacccgggcgccccagatttattttattttttttcaaattgcctTGTTTCTTTAACcatttggcttttatttaaaatgtcttattatttttggttctaTCTTTAGCATATTTCAACATATAACAAAGAAGACACTTTTCACTTTCAAGAACATCAAAATTGCATCTGTGCCATAAAACTCACTTCAGTTTTGTAgatgggaaatattttttcttctgaggtTCATATAATAGCAATTCAAGAGTCTTCTTAAAACTCttctttccaaaagaaagaacttttgGTTATAATCTTTCATAAGACTCCTCCCTCACTTCTGCCAGTCTACAGAATGGTTACTCAGACAATCCTTGCCCATTCACCACAACTACTTGGTTACCAACAATTAATTTACCAATTCAATAACAAGGATCTTATGCTCTCAACTTCAAATAACAGAATACATAAGTAGCCTTTCAAATATGGGTAAAATTTTAGCCAATCTATCCTCAAATTACAAGAAGAATTAGCTAACCGAGGGAGCAAAGTACaaagaatacacaaaaattataGATCATAGAAAGATATGTTTCCTAAATTTTATCTTTCTACCATGGCTAGAAGATTTCCCCCAGTTCATGGCACCTTGGGTTTCTCTGGCTAGGATTGCGAACAGAAGGCCCGTTTAttattgacttgattttttttaaagtgcttaatTTTAAAGTCTAATGTCCCTGTTTAAGTAGCCAGATTTAAAACTGCTTTAGAATCTAGACTAGAAATTGAGATTTTTGAGAGAGCTTATCAGCTATTGataggtattttaaaacaaaaaaaaaattagttttatgtcactttcttttcttctacataGGTTCCTGACAAAGATGGTGACAACATAAAGGCTTGGAGAAGGTGACAGTCACCTAGATAAGTAATGGTTTTGAAAGATTTCAATAAAGAATGACCTGTTTCTGAGTAAAAGCAGAAGACAGAAAGATATGAGTGTTCCCGTCCCCTCTCCATCATGGAACAGGCTACTGAGAGCAAGGTAGGCAAGAAGGGACGAGAATGCTATTTCCTACTAAGGAAGGGTCCAGTTCACCAATTACATCAAGGCtatttgttttggtcttttgAATTCTCCTGCCAGACTACAGATGCAACTTCACTTCCAATCTTGGCCATGTGAGTTTTCTCCCTCACAACTTTCtaaaagaacagacattttaaagTTGGGGAAGAAGTTTTAAAAGGGAGACCCCATAGAAAACAATGTCTACTTCCAAGCCTACTTAAGCAATTGGCAAATAGAATGCAGttttaaaacagagaagaaagtcaAGGGCAGTAAGAAGTAATGTGGTTCACTGGGGGCTGAGGGAAGGAAGGTCGGAGGAGGGCTTCTTTTGACTTTACTAGCCCCTCATTTTTTCTGGCCTCCCTCTATCTTATTTCTCCTCTTCAGCTCTCTTTCCCTGTCCTCTGTCCGCCAAATGATCTTAGAAATAACACTGCTCATCGTCCTAGGAAGGCCTGTTTTCAACAGACCCTCATCTTCAATGCTAATTCATGACATACTCAATGCTAATTCACGCCATCTTTTTAGACCCTGGCCAGGGCATTCGGTTTCCCAGCTTTCCCAGTGAGCACCTGCTATAGCTCAGTATCACCTGTCCGCTGGAACCCTTTCTCTGCTCAAAGGACAGAGTTCATCTTATAGGCGCAGCTTCTTTCATCTTCATGTCCTTTCTAGACTGCTTTCAAAATCTATTAGCAGGTGCTAATTTCAGTTTTCACAACTACTTTCTATCTGGGTCTATCCCCTTCCCCCCGTGATGATTCCTGTTCCCATTTTCGTTTCTTCTTTAGACAGGTGCCCCTTGGTATAGGCTTGCTCTGTGGCTGACATTCCCGCCAACCCTTCTCTGTGCTCATGATGCTCCAGTCACACCTCCCTGCCTCATATCAGAACCCCCTGGATTTCAGCGTCATCCACCTGACCTGGACCAGTGTTGCTACACATCTTTGAGAATTGTCTGGGGGTGGCCAAGTACAAAAGGAGCCTCATACCAGACTTCCAGACTCCCTTATCTCAGCCAAAGCTCTTCACGCTCAACATAGAGCAGTGTGCCCAAATTCCCAcaaagaaatttttccaaattgccatgatctctctcctcttcctcttctcaaaTCCTAGTATCCTTCAAGCCCTTCCTTCATGCaatattcctagatattttaagAACTTATACCTTGTCCCCCACAACTTAACATCTAATAAGAGGCTGCTTTATATCATTCTCTAATTACTACATGTGTGTTGGTCTTATTTTCAAGGGAAAAGTTATAAACCCCTCAAGGGCAGGAAAGTTCTTTTATAGTACCCTAACACAAGAAATGACAGTAATGTACGCACAATGATTTCTCAGTGAATGCTTTATTCAGGCACTGGGGCCAGAAGGGAAGCCATCTAGTTCAACTCCCAGCCCAAGGCTCAGTCCCTTGACAGAATCCCCAGTGAGTGTCACCTATATTCCATTAAACACTCAGTAAAAAGGTACTATTTGCCTTTGAAGGTAGTGTATTCTAAATGTCTCTCCTTGCCCTTATACACCAAACCCaagccttccttcttttccttttgaatggttctctttatttctccagcTGCCCTGATTACTTTGCAactttcttttcatcttgttgTACTGAATGGATACATGGTCTCATATTCTTTCTAGAACATGGCGAGATgggattaaataaatacatacgtaAAATGTTTTCTAATCTCTGATTTTTGTCTGTCCAAAATGCAAGTCACTTACTTTAAGCCACTTATCTTGATATTTCCACATATATTActttatgtttttacttatttgccccatatgtgtatgtattaatTTTCTCCATATTGCATATCTGAAAGCATCCCTGTCACTTCATTTGTAACCCCATTCAGTTCCTGCCATTGGGATATACTGATAGAAATAGCTTTATATGTGGaagtcatggggaaaaaaatccagattaAAAATCAAATGAGGAGATTatggaaactctttatctgaaAAGTATCTCCAAAAGCGAACTGTTACTACAAACTTTTTGATGGTGTCGATAAGGTCTCAAAAAATACAACTGGAAACTGGACACCTTGTTTTTCTTGGAGACTCTTCTGTTGCCACACTGAAAAGGCAGTGTCTGATCACCAGGGGGCGCTGTGCACACAGTCGCTGCACCTCTTCTAGGACACGGATTCCTTTCAGAAAGAACTAAGGTAAATTGTTCACAACCTGACTAGCTTCAATAACGGCTTTCTCCTCTAGAAGTACAGTCAGTCCTATGGGcatgggggcggggcggggggttgggatgggaggggagaatggggaaaaatctaaaatctcaaaattaaaatatcttttgttcAGCTTTCACACATGACACTTGGATGTTCCCTTCAAACTTACTAATGCTATTGAGCATTGAACTGTTATCACTTTCAAGTCCTGGGCAATGTTATGAGTATAGGGTCGTGATCAGCATCATGTATGTGATTATCTGCTCTAGAAGGGATGtgcaaaaaggtaaaaacaaaagttttaaactGCTTAATGTCTCTTTGGTGGTTTTGGCAACTCCACAAAGCTGTACTCACCTTTTctactgtttattctttttcatcataACACTTACAATTTTCTGATACTGTTTGAAATTTTCACATTCTTCGTCCTGAAACCATTTTAGATCCACATTCTTGGAATCGTCCATTTTTAAGACTGGTTGATTTATTCGTAAGaccattaatttaacaaatatataactACGTGAAGCAGAAGTTAACATTTTATTCAAACTACCTAGCACAGACTTCCTCTTAGGAGAAAAACATTCTTGTTTAATAAATAACTTGGGGTTAAATTTTTTGCATAATTTTGGTACTAGAAGAGAAGAAGAGTATATGAAGCCAAGGAAGAACCTGCAAAATGGTGTAATGGTGGGCATTATTTGAGGAGAAGAAGGTACAGTGCAACTTCCCCAGGGACAGGATGCTGAAGGACACTGTCAAAGCTGTCTAACATACAACTTGAAATGTTTGCGTTGCCATAATGTAAACACCTCAATTTCATCAAGTCTCTTTTATCCACATTTTTTAAGTTGGTTTGTTGAGAGTTGAGGAAAGAGCCAAGTTTATATCAGCTTAACAAAATGTAGACTATGGAAACATGCACACGTGTAGAAACCCAGACTGAGAGTGAATCTTGAGATCATATACCAGAGGGAATCTGCAGGAATCTGCCGAAATCTTGGGAGGGGCTTCAGACTTTCACAGGGAATCAAGAAAAGTGATAATGCAAATATGATCTAGATCCTAGAGGGTTTAGAAACTCCAGCCGGTTCccaaattacagaaataaaattcttttatttcagtaTCCAGTTCACCTATTCATACTCACCAAATTGAAACAGTGCATCAAATATACTCATGATGTTTCCTATCTTAACTATTCAccacaaaacaaaatatctgtaTGTTTAAGTATGGCTATGAAAACACTTcactgtttctttaattttatataattttacttattccttGAAATGTGCTTAAAATTGAACGATGTTTGGATGAGCGTTAGACAATACTAAGTGAGAAGACGGTATATAATTTGATGTTTCCGATGTTAGAAAAAGGTAACTAATAGATTGGTAATAGACTCCCAATACAAAAAATTCTGTGGGGGAAGCAGGTTatccaagatggtgacataggaggCTCCTGAACTCCATTCCTCCCACAGCCACCTCAAATGTACAGCTACACACAAAGTAattacctctgaaagaaatccagaaaccaGCTAAGTGACTCCAACACATTGAGCAAATACCCACATTGAAATGGGTAGGAAAGGCTGAGACACAATCTTGCCAcaaaccccacccccagcatagTGCCATACAGTTGAGAGGGAACTCCCAACTCCAAGCTTCTTTCTCAGGAACAATCGGTTTGGACCCCCACATTTAGTGCCCAAACATTTATGACTCTCACCAAAGGATGGGACCTCAAAATATCTAGCTCTGAAAATCAATGAGGATTGCATTCCCAAGACCCAGAAGACTTACAGCAAACAGAAGAGAAATTGTTAAGGGAAGCCCAAGACTTGCTGTGTGTCAGCACAGAGGGAGCAGGCAAAATTGTCCATCTCCCAGTCTTTTCCTGAAAGGGATCCAACTGCATACTTTGAAATCTACTGCCTAAGTGTCAGTATGCATGCATCTAGGGTTGGGCTTTGATCCTTCCTAGAAACCAGGGAAGCCAGCAGACatctcccccaccttctccctctaGCTTGATCCCAGTCACCAGAATCTCTCTGGAAGGAGCTCATATACCTGTATGCACTCCAGTTTTTATGGCTGCAGCCCTAGGGCTGGGTCTCCGGATCACCTGGCCTTGATAGCTAATAGCACTACCACTCATGAGTcctataaaaatacagtaaacaaAGAATCATTCTCAACAAGCCCAGGCAGTCACTGCAACTATCCCTCCCCATGGCTATATCTAGGTCCAGCACAGATGGAGCAGACAAAAATGTCCAAATCCAGGATCTCCCTAGAAGGGGCTTAACTACATACTTTTCCCACTGCTACCTGAGCATCCAGCTTCCAATCAGCCTACATCTAGATCTTGACTGTGTTCCTCCCTTTAGAACATGTGACAAGTCTTGGCACACCCAGAACAATTGGGAGCCGGTAAAAACAAAGAAGGCAGCTTGGAGAATCACAAACATCTGAGAGACAACCAGAGGCTCAGGCCAGGATACCTGACAAGTTTTATCTCCTACATGAGACCACTCTGCCAAAACCTGGagaagtatttttgtttgtttgttttgtttttttttttttttatctaatgcAGAGAAACCAATGCAGagccaaggaaaatgaaaaaataggggAATATGTTTCAAACCGAAGAACAAGATAAATTTACAGAAACAGATCTTgatgaaatagaaataagtaatCTAATagagagttcaaaataatggccAAAGATGCTCACCAAGGTCAGAAGAGAAATGCATGACCAAAGTCAGAATTTCAATagcaatagaaaatataaaaaaaaatcaaaaagaaatcacagagcAGAAGAacataactgaatttaaaaatcccATAGAGGGGTTCAACACAGGCtaaatcaaggaaaagaaaggatcagCAAACTTGAAAACAGGGTGATGGAATTCATCTACCTGGaggcacaaaaagaaaaaacaaagagtaaaTATAGTTTATGGAACTTATGGAATACCATCAAAAAGATGAATGTACATATTAGGCAGGTCCCAGAAGTAGAAGAGAGTGAAAAGAGGGCAGAAAGCCTAATcaaaaaaataatggttaaaaactTTCCTAacccagagaaagaaacagacatccagatgtAGGAActtcagaagtaaaaaaaaatgaatccacagAGACCCACACTGAAACCCATTATAATTAAATTACCAAAAGTGAAAGataggagagaatcttaaaagcagcaagagaaaagtagCTAGTTTCATATAAGGGAAgccccataagactatcagcatATTTTTTACCAGAAACTACAAGGCAGAAGagagtgggatgatatattctaaggtctcaaaataaataaataataaaaaattaaaagtgccaGCAGGAATCCTCCTCCACCTGacaaagttgtccttcagaattgaaggagagataaagaattctccaaacaaaagctgaaagtGTTCATCACCACTACAGCAGCTAGAAATGTTCAAGAATGTTCTTTAAGCTGAAACAGGACACTAATTAGTaagaagaaaacacatgaaaGTATAAAAGTCACCAGTAAAAGCAAGtataattaaattcaaaatacacTAATGTAATGATGGTGGGTACATCGCATAACTCTAGTATAAAGACTAGAAGACAAAAGTAGCAAAAATAACTGTAACAAAAGACACAGAATgatggaatggattaaaaaaacaagatccaactatTTCTATCTATaaaagactcacttcagctttaaggataCAGgtactgaaagtgaagggatggaaaaagatattccatggaaatggaacagaaaagaaagcaggaaagccATACTTAACATGGGACAAAACAGACTTCAAgctaaagactgtaacaaaagacaaagaaagccaTTATATAATGGTGAAGGAGGTCAATTCATCAGATGATATAACATTAGTAAATACTTATGCACCTAatataggagcacctaaatatataaagcaaatattaacagatctaaAGGGAGAagtaacaatacaataataatagtaagggacttcaATACCTCACTTTCAATAACAGATAGATTATCCAGACAAAAAATCAATACGAAAATATTGGACTTAAACTATACATTAGCTTAGATGAAcccaaaagacatttaaaaaacacaccGTCCAACAGcaacaatacacattcttctcaaatataCATTgaatattctccaggacagatcatatgttaggccaaaAACAAgccttaataaatttaagaagtttgAAGTTATATCAAGCATCTGTTTCAACCataacagtatgaaactagaaatcaattacaagaagaaaactgaaaaattcacaaatatgtggagattaaacaacatactactaaacaacaaatggattaaagaagaaatcaagagaaattttaaaaaatatatcttgagacaaatgaagatagaaacagaaaataccaaaacttatgggataaagcaaaagcagttctaagagggaagtttatagtgatagatacctacattaagaaaaagaacGATATCatataaacaatctaactttaaccctcaagaaactagaaaaaggaaaacaaattaaaaccagagttagaaaaaggaaggaaataacaaagattatagagcaaataaatgaagtataacctaaagagaaatagaaaagaccaaagaaatgaagaactgtatttttgaaaagataaaataagataaatccTTAGActtaccaagaagaaaaaaaaggaaggattcaaataaataaaataattagaattgaAAGTTGAGACATtccaactgataccacagaaatatgaaGGAGACCAGTATGAACAattaccaacaaattggacaacctggaagaaatagacaaattcctagaaacatacaacctaccaagactgaatcatgaagaaatagaaaatctgagcagatCAATTACTAATaatgagattgaatcagtaatcaaaaacctcccagtgAAGAAATCCAGGGCCAtatagcttcactggtgaattctaccaatcatttaaagaagaattaataccaattcttctcaaattcttccaaaaaagtagaagagaatagaacacttctaaactcattttatcaGGCCAGGACTACTCTGATACTAAAGCTagataaggacactacaagaaaagaaaatcacaggtcaatatcctgatgaacacagatatgaaaatcctcaacaaaatattagcaaaccaaattcaacagttTAATTAAAAGGACTTAAAGAATCATACACTGTTATCAAATGAGATGTAAGtatggttcaacatctgtaaatcaataccacattaacaaaaagaaggacaaaaatagtataatcatttcaatagatatcaaaaaagcatttgacaaaattcaaaattccttcgtgacaaaaactctcaataaattagATATAGAGGGAATGTACTTCAACACAGTGAAGGCCATACAGGACAATCCCACAGCTAACAACATACATCATACATCATGAAAAGCTGAAAATGtttcctgtaagatcaggaataagataaggatgcccactctcaccacttttgttcagcATAGtttggaagtcttagccagaaCAATTAATcaagagcaagaaataaaaatcatccaagtgtaaagaaagaagtaaaattatctttatttgcagatgacatattatatcAGAAACCCTAATTCCACTAAacaactgttagaactaataaatgaactcaGAGAAGTTGTAGGATATGAAATCagtacacaaaaatcagttgcattttttacattaaaaatgaactaccagaaagagagattaagaattcaatttacaatagcatcaaaa
The sequence above is drawn from the Zalophus californianus isolate mZalCal1 chromosome 9, mZalCal1.pri.v2, whole genome shotgun sequence genome and encodes:
- the MGST1 gene encoding microsomal glutathione S-transferase 1; protein product: MVDLTELMENEVFMAYASYTTIILSKMMFMSIATAFYRLTRKVFANPEDCPGFGKGENAKKYLRTDDRVERVRRAHLNDLENIVPFLGIGLLYSLSGPDLSTAILHFRLFVGARIYHTIAYLTPLPQPNRALAFFVGYGVTFSMAYRLLKSQLYL